A window of Thermococcus sp. CX2 genomic DNA:
ATTTTCATGGCCTCGAGGACGAGTAGTCCCTGGCCGGTTTTGACTTCATCGCCCTCCTTGACTAATATCCTGATGATTTTGCCCGGCATTGGGGCAGTAACTACTCCCTCACCTGCCGG
This region includes:
- a CDS encoding biotin/lipoyl-containing protein; this encodes PAGEGVVTAPMPGKIIRILVKEGDEVKTGQGLLVLEAMKMENEIPAPKDGVVKKILVKEGQTVDTGQALIEIG